From the genome of Triticum aestivum cultivar Chinese Spring chromosome 3B, IWGSC CS RefSeq v2.1, whole genome shotgun sequence, one region includes:
- the LOC123071378 gene encoding protein ESMERALDA 1 isoform X1, with product MQHHAYSRLGSLGGGGAGAGAAASPPSSPRRAWGRRPSAKGGAGAGKAAGGGGAARRAARAVLAALLRRQAVFLFAPLLYVAAMLLYMGSISLDSVPRIISRPVPGSLYRSPQLYARLRPEMDADNATDALATVWRHAYKGGVSQPCISNNTYGLPEPNGYIYVEANGGLNQQRTSICNAVAVAGFLNATLVIPNFHYHSIWRDPSKFNDIYDQDHFVQRLKNDVRVVDKVPGFIMERFSNNLSNVYNFKIKAWSPIQYYKDVVLPKLIEERLIRISPFANRLSVDAPPAVQRLRCLANFEALKFSKPITALSDTLISRMREKSVENNGKYVAVHLRFEEDMVAFSCCVFDGGDEEKKELDEARERGWRGKFTRPGRVIRPGAIRMNGKCPLTPLEVGLMLRGMGFSNKTSIYLASGRIYKAEKNMAPLLEMFPLLQTKETLASDEELAPFKNFSSRMAAIDYSVCVHSEVFVTTQGGNFPHFLLGHRRYLYGGHSKTIKPDKRRLAILFDSPRIGWKSLKRQLLNMRSHSDAKGIQMKRANESVYTFPSPDCMCHPNKSERPKSIQAR from the exons ATGCAGCACCACGCGTACAGCCGCCTGGGgagcctcggcggcggcggggcgggggcgggggcggcggcgtccccgccgtcgtcgccgcggcgggcgtgggggaggaggccgtcggccaagggcggcgcgggcgcggggaaggcggcgggagggggaggcgcggcgcggcgggCCGCGCGGGCGGTGCTCGCCGCGCTGCTGCGGCGgcaggccgtcttcctcttcgccCCGCTGCTCTACGTCGCCGCGATGCTGCTCTACATGGGCTCCATCTCCCTCGACAGCGTGCCCCGCATCATCTCCCGCCCCGTGCCCGGCTCGCTCTACCGCAGCCCGCAGCTGTACGCCCGCCTGCGCCCCGAAATGGACGCCGACAACGCCACGGACGCG CTAGCAACTGTATGGCGGCATGCTTACAAAGGTGGTGTTTCGCAACCTTGCATAAGCAATAATACCTATG GTTTGCCCGAACCAAACGGCTACATATATGTGGAGGCCAATGGTGGTTTGAATCAGCAAAGGACATCG ATATGCAATGCAGTCGCAGTTGCTGGTTTTCTGAACGCAACTCTTGTAATCCCAAATTTTCACTACCACAGCATTTGGAGGGATCCTAG CAAATTCAATGATATCTATGACCAGGACCACTTTGTCCAACGTTTGAAAAATGATGTTCGAGTGGTTGACAAGGTGCCTGGATTCATAATGGAGCGGTTTAGTAACAATTTGAGTAATGTTTATAATTTCAAGATAAAGGCTTGGTCTCCTATTCAATACTACAAAGATGTTGTTCTTCCGAAGTTGATTGAAGAAAG GCTCATAAGGATATCACCTTTTGCAAATCGGCTTTCAGTTGATGCTCCGCCTGCTGTTCAGCGACTGAGATGCCTGGCTAACTTTGAAGCCTTAAAGTTTTCTAAACCAATCACTGCTTTATCTGACACTTTAATTTCTCGAATGAGAGAAAAAAGTGTGGAAAACAACGGGAAATATGTAGCAGTGCATCTCCGTTTTGAAGAG GATATGGTTGCGTTCTCTTGCTGTGTGTTTGACGGTGGTGATGAGGAAAAAAAGGAATTGGATGAGGCCAGGGAAAGAGGCTGGCGTGGAAAATTTACAAGGCCCGGACGTGTAATAAGGCCTGGAGCAATAAGGATGAATGGGAAATGCCCACTTACACCTTTGGAG GTTGGGTTAATGCTTCGTGGAATGGGTTTCAGCAATAAGACTTCAATCTATTTGGCTTCTGGGAGAATATATAAAGCAGAGAAGAACATGGCTCCTCTCCTTGAAATGTTCCCTCTCTTACAGACCAAAGAAACATTGGCATCAGATGAAGAACTTGCTCCGTTCAAG AATTTCTCCTCGAGGATGGCAGCTATTGACTACAGCGTTTGTGTCCATAGTGAGGTTTTCGTGACTACTCAAGGTGGAAATTTTCCTCATTTCCTTCTTGGTCATAGAAGATACTTGTATGGTGGGCATTCGAAGACAATTAAGCCTGATAAAAGAAGATTGGCCATACTCTTTGACAGTCCGCGTATCGG ATGGAAGTCATTAAAACGCCAGCTGCTTAATATGAGATCGCACAGCGATGCCAAGGGTATTCAAATGAAAAGAGCAAATGAATCTGTATACACATTTCCAAGCCCTGACTGCATGTGCCATCCAAATAAATCAGAACGCCCTAAATCCATCCAGGCTAGATAG
- the LOC123071378 gene encoding protein ESMERALDA 1 isoform X2, which translates to MYLTIWPQCLPEPNGYIYVEANGGLNQQRTSICNAVAVAGFLNATLVIPNFHYHSIWRDPSKFNDIYDQDHFVQRLKNDVRVVDKVPGFIMERFSNNLSNVYNFKIKAWSPIQYYKDVVLPKLIEERLIRISPFANRLSVDAPPAVQRLRCLANFEALKFSKPITALSDTLISRMREKSVENNGKYVAVHLRFEEDMVAFSCCVFDGGDEEKKELDEARERGWRGKFTRPGRVIRPGAIRMNGKCPLTPLEVGLMLRGMGFSNKTSIYLASGRIYKAEKNMAPLLEMFPLLQTKETLASDEELAPFKNFSSRMAAIDYSVCVHSEVFVTTQGGNFPHFLLGHRRYLYGGHSKTIKPDKRRLAILFDSPRIGWKSLKRQLLNMRSHSDAKGIQMKRANESVYTFPSPDCMCHPNKSERPKSIQAR; encoded by the exons atgtATTTGACAATTTGGCCACAGT GTTTGCCCGAACCAAACGGCTACATATATGTGGAGGCCAATGGTGGTTTGAATCAGCAAAGGACATCG ATATGCAATGCAGTCGCAGTTGCTGGTTTTCTGAACGCAACTCTTGTAATCCCAAATTTTCACTACCACAGCATTTGGAGGGATCCTAG CAAATTCAATGATATCTATGACCAGGACCACTTTGTCCAACGTTTGAAAAATGATGTTCGAGTGGTTGACAAGGTGCCTGGATTCATAATGGAGCGGTTTAGTAACAATTTGAGTAATGTTTATAATTTCAAGATAAAGGCTTGGTCTCCTATTCAATACTACAAAGATGTTGTTCTTCCGAAGTTGATTGAAGAAAG GCTCATAAGGATATCACCTTTTGCAAATCGGCTTTCAGTTGATGCTCCGCCTGCTGTTCAGCGACTGAGATGCCTGGCTAACTTTGAAGCCTTAAAGTTTTCTAAACCAATCACTGCTTTATCTGACACTTTAATTTCTCGAATGAGAGAAAAAAGTGTGGAAAACAACGGGAAATATGTAGCAGTGCATCTCCGTTTTGAAGAG GATATGGTTGCGTTCTCTTGCTGTGTGTTTGACGGTGGTGATGAGGAAAAAAAGGAATTGGATGAGGCCAGGGAAAGAGGCTGGCGTGGAAAATTTACAAGGCCCGGACGTGTAATAAGGCCTGGAGCAATAAGGATGAATGGGAAATGCCCACTTACACCTTTGGAG GTTGGGTTAATGCTTCGTGGAATGGGTTTCAGCAATAAGACTTCAATCTATTTGGCTTCTGGGAGAATATATAAAGCAGAGAAGAACATGGCTCCTCTCCTTGAAATGTTCCCTCTCTTACAGACCAAAGAAACATTGGCATCAGATGAAGAACTTGCTCCGTTCAAG AATTTCTCCTCGAGGATGGCAGCTATTGACTACAGCGTTTGTGTCCATAGTGAGGTTTTCGTGACTACTCAAGGTGGAAATTTTCCTCATTTCCTTCTTGGTCATAGAAGATACTTGTATGGTGGGCATTCGAAGACAATTAAGCCTGATAAAAGAAGATTGGCCATACTCTTTGACAGTCCGCGTATCGG ATGGAAGTCATTAAAACGCCAGCTGCTTAATATGAGATCGCACAGCGATGCCAAGGGTATTCAAATGAAAAGAGCAAATGAATCTGTATACACATTTCCAAGCCCTGACTGCATGTGCCATCCAAATAAATCAGAACGCCCTAAATCCATCCAGGCTAGATAG
- the LOC123067641 gene encoding pentatricopeptide repeat-containing protein At4g11690 translates to MTSKWKVSEDTLPQTNWKCKTKTRCPRPRPRPCAGELRSALAHLARGAKAGDGELDVAACTALVHACCRTGDLAEARRVFGAMPRLGLAPNEVTFTALIHGHFVRGRRDEGFALFEEMRRGGVEPNIYTYNVLVGEWCRTGEFEGARRLFDEMPVKGVARNAVSYNTLIAGLCRHGKMKDAARLLEMMRKEGIRPSIVTFNLLVDGYGKAGQMSNAVHFSNQIRAAGYQPNTLTYNALIAGFCRARDIARANRAFSDMKERGLTPTNVTYTILIDALARGGDMDKAFEMFADMEKAGLEVDVRTYGVLVHALCMEGKMKDARKLFQSMEEKGVKANGVIYDMMIFGYGREGNSYKAMKLITEMRKNGLVPNIASYGLTIRSLCNDGKCPEAEALIKDMVRAGLQPNESVSQALLNAKARQGSSTSNFFT, encoded by the exons ATGACGTCGAAGTGGAAGGTCTCTGAG GACACATTACCTCAAACGAACTGGAAATG CAAAACAAAAACCCGATGTCCGCGACCACGGCCGAGGCCGTGCGCCGGCGAGCTGCGGTCAGCGCTAGCGCATCTGGCCCGCGGCGCGAAGGCGGGCGACGGGGAGCTGGACGTGGCCGCGTGCACGGCGCTCGTCCACGCCTGCTGCAGGACCGGCGACCTGGCGGAGGCGCGGAGGGTGTTCGGCGCAATGCCGCGCCTGGGGCTGGCCCCGAACGAGGTCACCTTCACCGCCCTCATCCACGGACACTTCGTCCGCGGGCGCAGGGACGAGGGCTTCGCCCTGTTCGAGGAGATGAGGAGGGGCGGGGTCGAGCCAAACATCTACACCTACAACGTCCTGGTCGGGGAGTGGTGCAGGACGGGGGAGTTCGAGGGCGCCCGCcgcctgttcgacgaaatgcccgtGAAGGGCGTCGCCCGGAACGCCGTCAGCTATAACACCCTGATCGCGGGGCTGTGCAGGCACGGCAAGATGAAGGACGCTGCCCGGCTGCTGGAGATGATGCGGAAGGAGGGCATCCGTCCGAGCATCGTGACGTTCAACCTCCTTGTTGATGGGTATGGCAAGGCCGGGCAGATGTCCAATGCGGTGCATTTCTCCAACCAAATAAGGGCGGCCGGGTACCAGCCCAACACTCTGACGTACAATGCGCTCATTGCGGGCTTCTGCCGTGCTAGAGATATAGCCCGTGCAAACAGGGCATTCTCTGACATGAAGGAGCGAGGACTGACACCCACAAATGTGACCTACACCATACTGATTGATGCATTGGCCCGAGGCGGTGACATGGACAAAGCTTTTGAGATGTTTGCAGACATGGAGAAGGCTGGTTTAGAGGTGGATGTGCGCACTTACGGTGTTCTGGTGCATGCCCTCTGCATGGAAGGGAAAATGAAGGACGCCAGGAAGCTGTTCCAGTCGATGGAGGAGAAAGGTGTTAAGGCGAACGGTGTGATCTATGACATGATGATTTTTGGCTATGGACGAGAAGGGAACTCTTACAAGGCTATGAAATTAATCACGGAGATGAGGAAGAATGGCTTGGTTCCAAATATCGCTAGCTATGGCCTGACGATCCGTAGTCTTTGTAATGATGGTAAATGTCCGGAAGCTGAAGCTCTTATCAAGGACATGGTGCGAGCTGGTCTACAACCAAACGAATCGGTCTCCCAAGCACTACTGAATGCCAAGGCAAGACAGGGAAGCTCGACCAGTAACTTTTTTACCTAG
- the LOC123071378 gene encoding protein ESMERALDA 1 isoform X3, whose amino-acid sequence MERFSNNLSNVYNFKIKAWSPIQYYKDVVLPKLIEERLIRISPFANRLSVDAPPAVQRLRCLANFEALKFSKPITALSDTLISRMREKSVENNGKYVAVHLRFEEDMVAFSCCVFDGGDEEKKELDEARERGWRGKFTRPGRVIRPGAIRMNGKCPLTPLEVGLMLRGMGFSNKTSIYLASGRIYKAEKNMAPLLEMFPLLQTKETLASDEELAPFKNFSSRMAAIDYSVCVHSEVFVTTQGGNFPHFLLGHRRYLYGGHSKTIKPDKRRLAILFDSPRIGWKSLKRQLLNMRSHSDAKGIQMKRANESVYTFPSPDCMCHPNKSERPKSIQAR is encoded by the exons ATGGAGCGGTTTAGTAACAATTTGAGTAATGTTTATAATTTCAAGATAAAGGCTTGGTCTCCTATTCAATACTACAAAGATGTTGTTCTTCCGAAGTTGATTGAAGAAAG GCTCATAAGGATATCACCTTTTGCAAATCGGCTTTCAGTTGATGCTCCGCCTGCTGTTCAGCGACTGAGATGCCTGGCTAACTTTGAAGCCTTAAAGTTTTCTAAACCAATCACTGCTTTATCTGACACTTTAATTTCTCGAATGAGAGAAAAAAGTGTGGAAAACAACGGGAAATATGTAGCAGTGCATCTCCGTTTTGAAGAG GATATGGTTGCGTTCTCTTGCTGTGTGTTTGACGGTGGTGATGAGGAAAAAAAGGAATTGGATGAGGCCAGGGAAAGAGGCTGGCGTGGAAAATTTACAAGGCCCGGACGTGTAATAAGGCCTGGAGCAATAAGGATGAATGGGAAATGCCCACTTACACCTTTGGAG GTTGGGTTAATGCTTCGTGGAATGGGTTTCAGCAATAAGACTTCAATCTATTTGGCTTCTGGGAGAATATATAAAGCAGAGAAGAACATGGCTCCTCTCCTTGAAATGTTCCCTCTCTTACAGACCAAAGAAACATTGGCATCAGATGAAGAACTTGCTCCGTTCAAG AATTTCTCCTCGAGGATGGCAGCTATTGACTACAGCGTTTGTGTCCATAGTGAGGTTTTCGTGACTACTCAAGGTGGAAATTTTCCTCATTTCCTTCTTGGTCATAGAAGATACTTGTATGGTGGGCATTCGAAGACAATTAAGCCTGATAAAAGAAGATTGGCCATACTCTTTGACAGTCCGCGTATCGG ATGGAAGTCATTAAAACGCCAGCTGCTTAATATGAGATCGCACAGCGATGCCAAGGGTATTCAAATGAAAAGAGCAAATGAATCTGTATACACATTTCCAAGCCCTGACTGCATGTGCCATCCAAATAAATCAGAACGCCCTAAATCCATCCAGGCTAGATAG